In a genomic window of Occallatibacter riparius:
- a CDS encoding lytic transglycosylase domain-containing protein, with the protein MDLNRYRWFGCAALALLLVGCDPAQKKDTPVAPQALAPAVEQAAPQPQQPAAPSKQAIHQQQLQQLIERVNKAYAAGDAAYRRGELTQAKTQFDKAVDIMLSSGLDINSEPVLKEQFDRIVDQVNALEMEALKVGNGFVPKVEETPGEVASDVTFEANPDIEAKAKAQLATTKSDLPLMVNEYVASFINFFANSQRGHNTLLHSFQRAGRYRAMIQRVMAEEGVPQDLIYLAVAESGFQPRAINPKSRAGGMWQFMPYGDYGLKRNAYVDERFDPEKSTRAYARYMKFLYSQLGDWYLSMGAYDWGAGNIQRAVQKTGYADFWELYKRHNLPGETQNYVPEILAAIIIANNPHQYGFDEITLDPPVLTDTVSINYSVDLRLVSDLVGAPIDEIMALNPSLLRMVTPPDGPFDLHLPAGTSGLFQERIAVIPERKRDQWRYHRVTADDTLESIAHTYHVSVSDLANANELTAGESLSGVEAVVVPTAPAASPSAHTVMYTARRGDSLVSIADRFGVSLDQLRRWNKIASGTKVTPGQRLHVAEPVAARSSRSRHRTTITAQDLHPHAKSSGKTTHKKSSSSKSSAHAKGSSKKQK; encoded by the coding sequence ATGGATCTCAATCGTTATCGCTGGTTTGGCTGCGCTGCATTGGCCTTGTTGCTGGTGGGGTGCGATCCCGCGCAGAAGAAAGACACACCCGTTGCTCCGCAGGCCCTCGCGCCCGCAGTTGAACAGGCAGCGCCGCAGCCCCAGCAGCCCGCCGCGCCCTCAAAGCAAGCAATCCACCAGCAGCAGCTTCAGCAACTCATCGAACGGGTGAACAAGGCGTACGCCGCCGGCGATGCCGCCTACCGCCGCGGAGAGCTTACCCAGGCCAAGACGCAGTTCGACAAAGCCGTAGACATCATGCTCTCCAGCGGCCTCGACATCAACAGCGAGCCAGTTCTCAAAGAGCAGTTCGATCGCATCGTCGACCAGGTCAACGCGCTCGAGATGGAAGCCCTCAAGGTCGGCAATGGATTCGTCCCTAAAGTCGAAGAGACTCCCGGTGAAGTCGCAAGCGACGTCACCTTCGAGGCGAATCCCGACATCGAAGCCAAGGCTAAGGCTCAGCTCGCCACCACCAAGTCGGACCTTCCGCTGATGGTGAACGAGTATGTTGCTTCCTTCATCAACTTCTTCGCCAACTCGCAGCGCGGTCACAACACACTGCTGCACTCGTTCCAGCGCGCCGGCCGCTACCGGGCCATGATTCAGCGCGTAATGGCGGAAGAAGGCGTTCCGCAGGATCTCATCTACCTTGCCGTCGCCGAATCCGGCTTCCAGCCCCGCGCCATCAATCCGAAATCCCGCGCCGGTGGCATGTGGCAGTTCATGCCCTACGGCGATTACGGCCTCAAGCGCAACGCCTACGTCGATGAGCGGTTTGATCCCGAAAAGTCCACGCGCGCCTACGCCCGCTACATGAAGTTCCTCTATAGCCAGCTCGGCGACTGGTATCTGTCGATGGGCGCATACGACTGGGGCGCGGGAAACATCCAGCGCGCCGTGCAGAAGACCGGCTACGCCGACTTCTGGGAACTCTACAAGCGCCACAACCTGCCCGGCGAAACGCAGAACTACGTCCCCGAAATCCTCGCCGCCATCATCATCGCCAACAATCCCCACCAGTACGGCTTCGACGAAATCACCCTCGACCCGCCCGTGCTAACCGACACCGTCTCCATCAACTACTCGGTCGACCTCCGCCTCGTCTCCGACCTGGTGGGCGCGCCCATCGATGAGATCATGGCGCTCAATCCCAGCCTGCTGCGCATGGTCACGCCGCCCGACGGCCCCTTCGATCTGCATCTTCCCGCCGGCACCTCAGGGCTCTTTCAGGAGCGCATCGCAGTCATCCCTGAGCGCAAGCGCGACCAGTGGCGCTATCACCGCGTTACCGCAGATGACACCCTCGAGTCCATCGCGCACACTTATCACGTGTCCGTCTCCGACCTCGCCAATGCCAACGAGCTGACCGCAGGCGAAAGCCTCTCGGGTGTTGAAGCCGTTGTGGTGCCCACCGCTCCCGCCGCATCTCCCTCCGCTCATACCGTGATGTACACGGCCCGCCGCGGCGATTCGCTCGTCTCCATCGCTGACCGCTTCGGCGTCTCCCTCGATCAACTCCGGCGCTGGAACAAAATCGCTTCCGGCACAAAGGTGACGCCAGGCCAGCGCCTGCATGTAGCCGAGCCCGTCGCGGCGCGTAGCTCGCGCAGCCGTCATCGCACCACCATCACTGCGCAAGATCTGCACCCCCACGCGAAGTCATCGGGCAAGACTACGCACAAGAAATCGTCCTCATCGAAGAGCAGCGCACATGCAAAGGGCTCCTCGAAGAAGCAAAAATGA
- the lepA gene encoding translation elongation factor 4, with amino-acid sequence MDARFIRNFAIIAHIDHGKSTLSDRLLELTGSLTQREMQAQVLDAMDLERERGITIKAHAVRMMYKANDGVTYQLNLIDTPGHVDFSYEVSRSLSSCEGALLVVDASQGVEAQTLANAYLAIHHGLEIIPVINKIDLPSADILRTQEAIEKAVGLDATDAIPVSAKTGQGVAEVLEAVVHRLPPPKGDPAAPLQALIFDSWFDAYRGVIVLVRVMQGTLRKGQRIKLMSNGKGFDVESMGVLTPKPVEIGELVAGEVGFFVATIKTVSDTKIGDTVTDEEHPADSQLPGFEDIKPMVFAGLYTVDSHEHTMLRDALEKLRLNDSSFFFEPESSEALGFGFRCGFLGLLHMEIIQERLEREYELDLITTAPGVRYHITLTDGTVLEVDNPSRWPEPTNIEAIREPIIKAQILTNEEYVGGILKLVEEKRGKQVNFEYVTPTRVLLTYELPLNEIVLDFYDRLKSISRGYASLDYQLAGEWVSPMVKMDILVSGEPVDALSIIVHRDFAYERGKALVSKMRELIPRQQFEVAIQAAIGSKIVARETVTALRKNVLAKCYGGDISRKRKLLEKQKEGKKRMKRIGKVDIPQEAFLAVLRVGEDQQK; translated from the coding sequence ATGGACGCACGTTTCATACGCAATTTCGCAATCATTGCCCACATCGACCATGGCAAGTCGACGCTGAGCGACCGTCTGCTTGAATTGACCGGCTCGCTGACGCAGCGCGAGATGCAGGCCCAGGTGCTGGACGCCATGGACCTGGAGCGCGAGCGCGGCATCACGATCAAGGCACACGCCGTGCGCATGATGTACAAGGCGAACGACGGCGTGACGTATCAGCTCAACCTGATCGATACGCCGGGGCACGTGGACTTCAGCTATGAAGTTTCGCGGTCGCTTTCGTCGTGCGAAGGCGCGCTGCTGGTAGTGGACGCGAGCCAGGGCGTGGAAGCGCAGACGCTGGCCAATGCATATCTGGCGATTCATCACGGTCTCGAGATTATTCCCGTCATCAACAAAATTGACCTGCCTTCGGCCGACATTCTGCGCACTCAGGAAGCGATCGAGAAGGCCGTGGGATTGGACGCAACCGACGCGATTCCGGTGAGCGCGAAGACGGGCCAGGGTGTGGCGGAGGTGCTGGAGGCAGTGGTGCATCGCCTGCCGCCGCCGAAGGGCGATCCCGCGGCTCCGCTGCAGGCGCTGATTTTTGATTCGTGGTTCGATGCTTATCGCGGCGTCATCGTGCTGGTGCGCGTGATGCAGGGCACGTTGCGCAAGGGGCAGCGGATCAAGCTCATGTCGAACGGCAAGGGCTTCGATGTTGAATCGATGGGCGTGCTGACGCCGAAGCCGGTGGAGATAGGCGAACTGGTCGCGGGCGAAGTTGGATTCTTTGTCGCGACGATCAAGACGGTCAGCGACACCAAGATCGGCGATACGGTCACCGACGAGGAGCATCCGGCTGACAGCCAGCTTCCAGGCTTTGAAGACATCAAGCCGATGGTGTTTGCGGGGCTCTACACGGTGGACTCGCACGAGCACACGATGCTGAGGGACGCGCTCGAAAAGCTGCGGCTGAACGATTCGTCGTTCTTCTTCGAGCCTGAAAGCTCGGAAGCGCTGGGCTTCGGATTCCGTTGCGGCTTCCTGGGTTTGCTGCACATGGAGATCATCCAGGAGCGGCTGGAGCGCGAGTACGAACTGGACCTGATTACGACGGCTCCGGGCGTGCGGTATCACATCACGCTGACCGATGGCACCGTGCTCGAAGTCGATAATCCTTCGCGCTGGCCGGAGCCTACGAACATCGAAGCGATTCGCGAGCCGATCATCAAGGCGCAGATCCTCACCAATGAGGAGTATGTTGGCGGGATTCTGAAGCTGGTGGAGGAGAAGCGCGGCAAGCAGGTCAATTTCGAATACGTGACGCCGACGCGAGTGTTGCTTACCTACGAGCTACCGCTGAATGAGATCGTGCTGGACTTCTACGATCGGCTGAAGTCGATCAGCCGCGGGTACGCGTCGCTCGACTACCAGTTGGCGGGCGAGTGGGTTTCGCCCATGGTGAAGATGGACATCCTGGTCTCGGGCGAGCCGGTGGATGCGCTCTCGATCATCGTGCACCGCGATTTCGCTTACGAACGCGGTAAGGCGCTGGTGTCGAAGATGCGGGAGCTGATCCCAAGGCAGCAGTTCGAGGTGGCGATCCAGGCCGCGATCGGATCGAAGATCGTCGCCCGCGAGACGGTCACTGCGCTGCGGAAGAACGTACTCGCTAAATGTTATGGCGGGGACATATCGCGTAAGCGGAAGCTCTTGGAGAAGCAGAAGGAAGGCAAGAAACGCATGAAGCGGATCGGGAAAGTGGACATTCCGCAGGAAGCGTTTTTAGCCGTTCTCCGGGTGGGCGAAGATCAGCAAAAATAG